In Dehalococcoidia bacterium, the following are encoded in one genomic region:
- a CDS encoding helix-turn-helix transcriptional regulator, protein MRRKAGILLSIEIAILQAGVGLMRTGTSEFYGYAIAKEIRDQEAARRLTAHGTLYRALERMEKAGLLASRWEDPSVAASEERPRRRLYTLTAEAETALQGALERAPEPTKPLKRGLAPS, encoded by the coding sequence GTGAGACGCAAAGCAGGCATCCTCCTTTCCATCGAGATCGCGATCCTGCAGGCAGGCGTCGGCCTGATGCGCACGGGCACGTCCGAGTTCTACGGGTACGCGATCGCCAAAGAGATCCGCGACCAGGAGGCGGCGCGGCGCCTGACGGCGCACGGCACGCTGTACCGCGCGCTGGAGCGGATGGAAAAAGCGGGCCTGCTTGCCTCTCGCTGGGAGGACCCGTCGGTCGCGGCGAGCGAAGAGCGCCCACGCCGGCGACTCTACACCCTGACGGCAGAGGCGGAGACGGCGCTCCAGGGCGCGCTCGAGCGGGCGCCGGAGCCAACGAAGCCGCTGAAGCGCGGGCTGGCGCCATCATGA
- a CDS encoding carbon storage regulator, with product MLILTRKVDQGIVISGNILVRVLGVERDRVKIGISAPVEVTVLRQELWHGPEGSFDKKDHSTGSDEGAKAASA from the coding sequence ATGCTTATTCTCACCAGGAAGGTCGACCAGGGAATCGTGATCTCGGGGAATATCCTCGTCCGGGTGCTGGGCGTCGAGCGCGACCGCGTGAAGATCGGCATCAGCGCGCCCGTCGAGGTGACCGTGCTGCGCCAGGAGTTGTGGCACGGGCCCGAGGGCTCGTTCGACAAGAAGGACCACAGCACGGGCAGCGACGAAGGCGCGAAAGCCGCCTCTGCCTGA
- a CDS encoding sigma-70 family RNA polymerase sigma factor, producing MPNAPISRRAPKRASASNEQTTPPAAVPVEEEEDKFSDASLTKVIKDYMPLVRHAVNRIAVGSANGGILQYEDMVSCGVQGLIEAYYAFDPNKGAKFSTYALPRIRGSILDSIRATHPLPRSLQKFGSDLEKATSALHVKLGRAPTRDELAELMGIAPRDFMASLRTSNVRVVSLQGLTESAGSSGSDEKLWEMADDDPNIDPDSVAEETMVRAKLAEAVELLPDRERTIVRLYYMKSQSLKSIGEALGISESRASQLRHRAIRRLRMVLSQELQDAA from the coding sequence TTGCCCAACGCACCCATCTCTCGCCGAGCACCCAAACGCGCCAGTGCAAGCAACGAGCAAACAACGCCTCCCGCAGCCGTCCCGGTCGAAGAAGAAGAAGACAAGTTCTCCGACGCGAGCCTCACTAAAGTGATCAAGGACTACATGCCGCTTGTCCGGCACGCGGTGAACCGGATCGCCGTCGGCAGCGCCAATGGCGGCATCCTCCAGTACGAAGACATGGTCTCCTGCGGCGTGCAGGGCCTCATCGAGGCCTATTACGCCTTCGACCCCAACAAGGGCGCGAAGTTCTCCACCTACGCCCTGCCGCGCATCCGCGGCTCGATCCTGGATTCGATACGCGCGACGCACCCGCTGCCTCGCTCGCTGCAGAAGTTCGGCTCGGACCTCGAGAAGGCGACGTCGGCGCTGCACGTGAAGCTCGGCCGCGCGCCGACCCGCGACGAACTCGCCGAACTGATGGGCATCGCGCCGCGCGACTTCATGGCGTCGCTGCGGACCAGCAACGTGCGCGTCGTGTCGCTGCAGGGACTGACCGAAAGCGCCGGCAGCAGCGGCAGCGACGAGAAACTCTGGGAAATGGCCGACGACGACCCGAACATCGACCCCGACTCGGTCGCGGAGGAGACGATGGTGCGTGCGAAGCTCGCGGAGGCCGTCGAACTGCTGCCGGACCGCGAGCGGACGATCGTGCGGCTGTACTACATGAAGTCACAGTCGCTGAAGAGCATCGGCGAAGCGCTGGGCATTTCCGAGTCGCGCGCATCGCAACTGCGCCACCGCGCGATACGACGTCTGCGCATGGTGCTGTCGCAAGAACTGCAGGACGCCGCCTGA
- a CDS encoding FAD-binding oxidoreductase has protein sequence MATEIPGFRGLVLAPGDAPYDEARRIWNGAIDRRPAAIARGLDHSDVAAAIRHARENDLAIAIRGGGHGVGGAATVDDGLVVDLSAMRGVYVDVRTRRAWVGGGALWGDVDAATQAQGLATVGGIVTHTGVGGLTLGGGIGWLMRAHGLAVDNLRSVRLVTADGEALAVSEAEHPELFWALRGGGGNFGVVTSFEFGLHPRGPVLAGPLVWPLEDAPGLLRHYRDIIDRAPEELATIVVLRQAPAAAPLPPSIHGRPVCLILVCWTGEHEAGERAIAPLRRFGRPLFDGIAARPYVELQSALDAGAPHGWHSYWKSCQLPDLTDQTIDLLSEHAHRIESPRSYIIMFHMGGAVARVREEATAYSQRAAVHNVNIDAVWLPAEDYRAEREPSWARTAYEALAPHQLGVYVNFLGDEGQERVRSAYGEAKYRTLAEIKAKYDPENVFRLNQNIRPAVPLTRA, from the coding sequence ATGGCAACGGAGATTCCAGGGTTCCGCGGTTTGGTGCTGGCCCCGGGCGATGCGCCCTATGACGAGGCTCGGCGCATCTGGAACGGGGCGATCGATCGCCGGCCCGCCGCGATCGCGCGCGGCCTCGACCACAGCGACGTGGCGGCGGCGATCCGGCACGCACGCGAGAACGATCTTGCGATCGCCATCCGCGGCGGCGGGCATGGCGTTGGTGGGGCAGCCACGGTCGATGACGGGCTCGTCGTCGATCTCTCAGCGATGCGCGGAGTGTACGTCGACGTGCGCACACGACGCGCGTGGGTTGGCGGCGGTGCACTGTGGGGAGACGTCGATGCGGCGACTCAGGCTCAAGGGCTGGCCACCGTTGGCGGCATCGTGACCCATACGGGCGTGGGGGGACTGACTCTAGGCGGGGGTATCGGATGGTTGATGCGCGCGCATGGCCTCGCCGTCGACAACTTGCGTTCAGTGCGCCTGGTCACCGCCGATGGCGAGGCGCTGGCCGTCAGCGAAGCAGAGCATCCTGAGCTGTTCTGGGCGCTGCGCGGCGGGGGCGGCAACTTTGGCGTGGTGACCTCGTTTGAGTTTGGCCTTCACCCGCGCGGGCCGGTACTCGCCGGCCCGCTCGTTTGGCCGCTGGAAGACGCGCCGGGGCTGCTGCGCCACTACCGTGACATCATCGACCGCGCGCCAGAGGAGCTGGCCACGATCGTGGTGCTGCGGCAGGCGCCGGCGGCGGCCCCGCTGCCACCGTCGATTCACGGGCGGCCCGTCTGCCTGATCCTCGTCTGCTGGACGGGTGAGCACGAAGCAGGCGAACGGGCGATTGCTCCGCTGCGCCGCTTTGGCCGGCCGCTCTTCGACGGCATCGCCGCGAGACCCTACGTCGAGCTGCAATCGGCGCTGGACGCCGGCGCACCGCACGGCTGGCACTCCTACTGGAAGTCGTGTCAGTTGCCAGATCTCACCGACCAGACGATCGACCTGCTGAGCGAGCACGCGCACCGCATCGAGTCGCCGCGTAGCTACATCATCATGTTCCATATGGGAGGCGCTGTCGCACGCGTCCGCGAGGAGGCGACCGCGTACTCGCAGCGGGCGGCGGTTCACAACGTGAACATCGACGCGGTGTGGCTGCCGGCCGAGGATTATCGCGCTGAGCGGGAGCCATCCTGGGCGAGAACAGCATACGAGGCGCTTGCGCCGCACCAGCTCGGCGTGTACGTGAACTTCCTTGGTGACGAGGGGCAGGAGCGCGTGCGCTCCGCGTACGGTGAAGCGAAGTATCGAACGCTCGCGGAGATCAAAGCCAAGTACGACCCGGAGAACGTCTTCAGACTGAATCAAAACATCAGACCAGCGGTGCCGCTGACGCGTGCGTAG
- a CDS encoding winged helix-turn-helix transcriptional regulator yields the protein MKSYGQYCPIARASEVFAERWTPLIVRNVFLGCETFSAIQAGAPGIPRSLLRQRLSLLEQIGVVARVAKPHGRGSRYLLTDAGRELWDVCDALGRWGTRWLEAAPLHLDPYIVLWSFTQGAQTERLPTGHVTVQLDFIDQPLKNRHYWLVLDRGDIELCVSDPGFTPDLIVSAETEAFVRWYMGQLSWAAVLRAGHVSIDGPRGLARAFPSWSDRSRYAPLEAAMAAQRRRRVGGGA from the coding sequence ATGAAGAGTTATGGGCAGTACTGCCCGATCGCCCGCGCGTCGGAGGTGTTCGCCGAGCGCTGGACACCGCTCATCGTGCGCAACGTCTTCCTTGGCTGTGAAACGTTCTCCGCGATCCAGGCCGGTGCGCCGGGCATCCCGCGCTCACTCCTCCGACAGCGTTTGAGCCTGCTCGAGCAGATCGGCGTCGTTGCGCGTGTCGCGAAACCGCATGGGCGAGGCTCCCGCTACCTGCTTACCGATGCGGGGCGGGAGTTGTGGGACGTCTGCGACGCGCTTGGCCGCTGGGGCACGCGTTGGCTCGAAGCCGCACCCTTGCACCTCGATCCGTACATCGTCCTCTGGAGCTTCACACAGGGGGCGCAGACGGAGCGTTTACCGACCGGCCACGTGACGGTGCAACTCGATTTCATCGATCAGCCACTCAAGAATCGGCACTACTGGCTTGTGCTCGATCGCGGCGACATCGAGTTATGCGTCAGTGATCCTGGTTTCACGCCGGACCTCATCGTGAGCGCCGAAACGGAAGCGTTCGTGCGTTGGTACATGGGGCAGCTAAGCTGGGCCGCGGTCCTGCGTGCCGGACACGTGTCGATCGATGGCCCCCGCGGACTGGCGCGCGCGTTCCCGTCGTGGAGTGACCGCAGCCGCTACGCACCGCTAGAGGCGGCGATGGCCGCACAGCGCCGCCGGCGGGTTGGTGGAGGGGCATGA
- a CDS encoding MBL fold metallo-hydrolase produces the protein MRAWPTATTELAPGVFSYVQANGGLCIANAGLIAGRDAVTAVDALFAPAMTRALLDEASRVSGKHIDRLINTHHHVDHTLGNAMFPRDTRIVAHAKAKAEMQRVGLGALPIIERLAPHFAGRLDGIEARLPDETFDGAATELSIDERRLHLLHYGTGHTRGDVIVYLPGERVLFAGDLAFFYVTPLAHEGHIGNWIKIVERILDEVDADVIVAGHGPVGAKDDWRAMLSYLQLVHDRGRRAFDAGASEQEAIRSIDLGEYAEWVDAERIAPNVARCYQEFRGELDAMA, from the coding sequence ATGCGCGCATGGCCTACCGCGACCACTGAACTCGCGCCAGGCGTCTTCTCCTACGTGCAGGCGAACGGCGGCCTGTGCATCGCCAACGCCGGCCTGATCGCTGGCCGCGACGCCGTCACCGCCGTCGACGCGCTCTTCGCGCCGGCGATGACGCGCGCGCTGCTCGATGAGGCGTCACGCGTCAGCGGCAAGCACATCGATCGGCTGATCAACACGCACCATCACGTCGACCACACGCTCGGCAATGCGATGTTTCCGCGCGACACCCGGATCGTCGCGCACGCGAAGGCGAAGGCCGAGATGCAGCGCGTCGGATTGGGCGCGCTGCCCATCATCGAGCGCCTGGCGCCGCACTTCGCCGGTCGGCTCGACGGCATCGAGGCGCGCCTTCCCGACGAGACGTTCGACGGCGCGGCGACAGAGCTGAGCATCGACGAACGACGCCTGCACCTGCTGCACTACGGCACCGGCCACACCCGCGGCGACGTCATCGTCTACCTGCCCGGCGAGCGCGTGCTCTTCGCCGGCGACCTCGCGTTCTTCTACGTAACGCCGCTCGCGCACGAGGGCCACATCGGCAACTGGATCAAGATCGTCGAACGCATCCTCGATGAGGTCGACGCGGACGTTATCGTCGCCGGCCACGGCCCCGTCGGCGCCAAAGACGACTGGCGCGCGATGCTCTCGTATCTGCAGCTCGTCCACGACCGCGGACGGCGTGCATTCGATGCGGGCGCGTCCGAGCAGGAGGCGATACGATCGATCGACCTCGGCGAGTACGCCGAGTGGGTCGACGCGGAGCGCATCGCGCCCAACGTCGCGCGCTGCTACCAGGAGTTTCGCGGCGAACTCGACGCGATGGCGTAG
- a CDS encoding helix-turn-helix domain-containing protein, giving the protein MTASVVDRAQRAELAKAARREEILGAARRVFAERGFRGTTIADIAEEAKIALGTIYLYFSSKEDVFAALNQRFNEVIMQATRDIPVGRTVAETTRRYVESVFQACAENRDLIRLVVLNTDPESDVAKRMRKADTDRNRPLTTALRRGMQAGTVREGVPGIMANLVRGAVSMAVYQAFVVSDGTDAQQYRDACGDMLSAYLTPSA; this is encoded by the coding sequence TTGACCGCATCCGTCGTTGACCGCGCCCAACGCGCAGAATTGGCCAAGGCCGCTCGCCGCGAGGAGATCCTCGGGGCGGCGCGACGCGTCTTCGCCGAGCGCGGATTTCGCGGCACGACGATCGCCGACATCGCCGAAGAGGCGAAGATCGCGCTCGGCACGATCTACCTGTACTTCTCGTCGAAGGAAGACGTCTTTGCGGCGCTGAACCAGCGCTTCAACGAAGTGATCATGCAAGCGACGCGCGATATCCCGGTGGGCCGCACGGTCGCCGAGACGACGCGCCGCTACGTCGAGAGCGTGTTTCAGGCGTGCGCCGAGAACCGCGATCTCATCCGGCTTGTAGTACTGAATACGGATCCGGAGAGCGACGTCGCCAAGCGCATGCGGAAGGCGGACACGGACCGGAACCGGCCGCTGACCACCGCACTTCGCAGGGGCATGCAGGCGGGCACCGTGCGTGAAGGAGTGCCGGGCATCATGGCGAACCTCGTGCGGGGTGCGGTGAGCATGGCCGTGTACCAGGCCTTTGTAGTTTCGGACGGGACGGACGCGCAACAGTATCGCGACGCATGCGGAGACATGCTGAGCGCATACCTGACGCCGTCCGCGTAA
- a CDS encoding dienelactone hydrolase family protein has product MPDIKTSDIEYGANGDRCMGYLAQPDDAAPHPGVIVIQEWWGLDAHIRDVADRFAREGFVALAPDLYHGKTASEPDEARKLAMNMNRERASADLRGAVDYVLALDAVAPKKAGCIGFCMGGSMTLMLAAEHPKIAAGAPFYAGFMPPPDQLAKIEAELFCAFGADDAGIPLEKSTGARIDAALTGEERRRQGLRGRAALVLQRHEAELPARRGRRCLGARARSLPPDAAMTNEWDDKDEEEEEFGPGDPDYDLSEQHGYMWDPKRRDWPVPLPVLLGVSLLVIVALVLPSLLLLWRAN; this is encoded by the coding sequence ATGCCGGACATCAAGACCAGCGACATCGAGTACGGCGCCAACGGCGATCGCTGCATGGGCTACCTGGCGCAGCCCGACGACGCGGCGCCGCACCCCGGCGTGATCGTCATCCAGGAATGGTGGGGGCTCGATGCGCATATCCGCGACGTCGCCGACCGCTTCGCACGCGAGGGCTTCGTGGCGCTTGCGCCGGACCTCTACCACGGCAAGACCGCGAGCGAGCCGGACGAGGCGCGCAAGCTCGCGATGAACATGAACCGCGAGCGGGCGAGCGCGGACCTGAGGGGCGCCGTCGACTATGTGCTCGCGCTCGACGCCGTGGCGCCGAAGAAAGCCGGCTGCATCGGCTTCTGCATGGGCGGCAGCATGACGCTGATGCTCGCCGCCGAGCACCCGAAAATCGCTGCGGGCGCGCCGTTCTACGCCGGCTTCATGCCGCCGCCTGACCAGCTCGCGAAGATCGAGGCGGAGCTGTTCTGCGCGTTCGGCGCCGACGACGCAGGCATCCCGCTCGAAAAAAGTACAGGAGCTCGAATCGACGCTGCGCTCACAGGGGAAGAACGCCGTCGTCAAGGTCTACGAGGGCGCGCCGCACTCGTTCTTCAACGACACGAAGCCGAGCTACCGGCCCGCCGCGGCCGCAGATGCCTGGGAGCACGCGCTCGATCTCTTCCGCCGGACGCTGCAATGACGAACGAGTGGGACGACAAGGACGAGGAAGAAGAGGAGTTCGGACCCGGCGATCCGGACTACGATCTCTCGGAGCAACACGGCTACATGTGGGATCCCAAACGCCGCGACTGGCCCGTGCCGCTACCGGTGCTGCTCGGCGTATCGTTGCTCGTGATCGTGGCGCTCGTGCTGCCGTCGCTCTTGCTGCTGTGGCGCGCGAACTGA
- a CDS encoding NADH-quinone oxidoreductase subunit I, producing the protein MYGIGILKGMTATLKRMVMPVATIEFPEVTRPMSPRARTNLLWFDERCTGCSTCAQACPDGCILVETEPNADGTLNKLRYEIDFRLCMYCGLCVEACPYQAIQSGGVFEDAVYEFDSMFKDKHDLTKLAHEHLRRNDYLYPHGQRAPHDVIELIELEARRPVSKGERVVEANTRG; encoded by the coding sequence ATGTACGGAATCGGCATTCTGAAGGGCATGACGGCGACCCTCAAGCGCATGGTCATGCCCGTTGCCACGATTGAATTTCCCGAGGTGACGAGGCCGATGTCGCCGCGCGCGCGCACGAACCTGCTCTGGTTCGACGAGCGCTGCACGGGCTGCAGTACGTGCGCGCAGGCCTGTCCCGACGGCTGCATCCTCGTCGAGACGGAGCCCAATGCCGATGGCACGCTCAACAAGCTGCGCTACGAGATCGACTTCCGGCTTTGCATGTACTGCGGGCTCTGCGTCGAAGCATGTCCGTACCAGGCGATCCAGTCCGGCGGCGTCTTCGAAGATGCGGTCTACGAGTTCGACAGCATGTTCAAGGACAAGCACGACCTGACGAAGCTGGCGCATGAGCACCTGCGCCGCAACGACTACCTGTACCCGCACGGTCAGCGCGCGCCGCACGATGTCATCGAGCTGATCGAGCTGGAGGCGCGGCGACCTGTCTCGAAGGGCGAACGCGTCGTCGAGGCGAATACGCGTGGCTAA
- the hisA gene encoding 1-(5-phosphoribosyl)-5-[(5-phosphoribosylamino)methylideneamino]imidazole-4-carboxamide isomerase, translated as MDIIPAIDIRGGKCVRLVQGDYDRETVFGVDPVAMAMHWAGQGAKRLHVVDLDAARDGRPLNEAVVRRIVSEAGVPVQVAGGVRTHDAIHRWAEAGADRIVVGTAAVEQPAMIEKAMDKHREKIAISVDARGGKPAIKGWLETADITVEDFMRQMAGFGVRHFIFTDIDRDGAMEHVNTDLVQPLVDLLRGLAGTERDEPAPLIFGGGITSIDDIVALARFDIEGVITGRALYDGRIDLRAAQQSLAVGDDW; from the coding sequence ATGGACATCATTCCGGCGATCGATATTCGCGGCGGCAAGTGCGTGCGGCTCGTGCAGGGGGACTACGACCGCGAGACCGTCTTCGGCGTCGATCCTGTCGCGATGGCGATGCACTGGGCGGGGCAGGGTGCGAAGCGCCTCCACGTCGTCGACCTGGACGCCGCGCGCGACGGACGGCCGCTGAATGAAGCGGTCGTCAGGCGGATCGTCAGCGAAGCGGGCGTGCCGGTGCAGGTGGCCGGCGGCGTCCGCACGCACGACGCGATTCACCGCTGGGCGGAGGCCGGCGCCGACCGCATTGTCGTCGGGACCGCAGCCGTCGAACAACCCGCGATGATCGAGAAGGCGATGGACAAGCACCGGGAGAAGATCGCGATCTCCGTCGACGCGCGGGGCGGCAAGCCCGCTATCAAGGGCTGGCTCGAGACGGCGGACATCACCGTCGAAGACTTCATGCGGCAGATGGCGGGCTTCGGCGTGCGGCACTTCATCTTCACCGACATCGACCGCGACGGCGCCATGGAGCACGTGAACACGGACCTCGTGCAGCCGCTCGTCGACCTGCTGCGCGGTCTCGCGGGCACAGAGCGCGACGAGCCGGCGCCGCTGATCTTTGGCGGTGGCATCACATCGATCGACGACATCGTCGCGCTCGCGCGGTTCGACATCGAAGGCGTGATCACGGGCCGCGCGCTGTACGACGGGCGCATCGACCTGCGGGCGGCGCAGCAGTCGCTGGCGGTGGGGGATGATTGGTGA
- a CDS encoding ATP-binding protein gives MLFPQSPGHSVTDTERTFGAVDLLQLVLQGMRPSLDFDVAVAVLCEDGRHVVPIYATGVLAPAAVEGVHVQALAAFVELAGSDHASWPMDDATVIPLSGDERPLTEPEAYEDAPLVVAGAVAGMLRVSTPRPLDKEQRRLYFAMASDVSKAIERLDAQRSQTRLVQERLLQSEKMSSVGQLVSGVAHELNNPLTGIMGFAQLLLLRDLGDVERRHVETIYSEAERASKIVSNLLTFARRRKAQKELANLNTLIERVLELRNYDLRVRNIEIDSAMDAALPETMLDTNQVQQVLLNIIINAEQAMRGDGGEGHLRIGTKAERGVIVASFADTGPGMNAETLRRIFDPFFTTKDAGEGTGLGLTISYGIIEDHGGRIWAESEIGRGTTFFIELPMLSGGSAPAPAPEAPAVRVSAPGDTGRRVLVVDDEESIKELLTNVLEMDNHRVVLASNGREALELVRREAFDLIISDIKMPVMGGAELYQRLHDESHPLATRMIFVTGDTVAAETRAFLQGVQNPVLSKPFRLRDVRETVQAVLAR, from the coding sequence ATGCTCTTTCCTCAGAGCCCGGGGCACTCCGTCACCGACACCGAACGCACCTTTGGCGCGGTCGACCTGCTTCAGCTTGTATTACAGGGCATGCGCCCGTCGCTCGACTTCGACGTCGCCGTCGCCGTGCTGTGCGAGGACGGCCGCCACGTCGTGCCGATCTACGCGACCGGCGTCCTGGCGCCCGCTGCCGTCGAGGGCGTACACGTCCAGGCGCTGGCGGCGTTCGTCGAACTGGCGGGCAGCGACCACGCATCGTGGCCGATGGACGACGCGACGGTGATCCCGCTCAGCGGCGACGAACGGCCGCTGACCGAACCTGAGGCCTATGAAGATGCGCCGCTCGTCGTCGCCGGCGCCGTCGCGGGGATGCTGCGCGTCAGCACGCCGCGCCCGCTCGACAAGGAGCAACGCCGGCTCTACTTCGCGATGGCAAGCGACGTCTCGAAGGCGATCGAGCGGCTCGACGCCCAGCGCTCCCAGACACGGTTAGTGCAGGAGCGCCTGCTGCAGTCGGAGAAGATGTCGAGCGTCGGGCAACTCGTGTCCGGCGTCGCGCACGAACTCAACAACCCCCTCACCGGCATCATGGGGTTCGCGCAACTCCTGCTGCTGCGCGACCTGGGCGACGTCGAGCGACGCCATGTCGAGACCATTTACTCCGAAGCCGAGCGCGCTTCGAAGATCGTCTCGAACCTCCTGACATTCGCGCGCCGCCGCAAGGCGCAGAAGGAGCTGGCGAACCTCAATACGCTCATCGAACGCGTGCTCGAACTGCGCAACTACGACCTCCGCGTCCGAAACATCGAGATCGATAGCGCGATGGATGCGGCGCTGCCCGAGACGATGCTGGATACCAACCAGGTGCAGCAGGTGCTGCTCAACATCATCATCAACGCCGAGCAGGCGATGCGCGGCGACGGCGGCGAAGGACACCTGCGCATCGGCACCAAAGCGGAGCGCGGCGTCATCGTCGCGTCGTTCGCCGACACCGGCCCCGGCATGAACGCCGAGACGCTGCGGCGGATCTTCGATCCGTTCTTCACGACGAAGGACGCCGGCGAAGGCACCGGCCTCGGCCTCACGATCAGCTACGGCATCATCGAAGACCACGGCGGACGCATCTGGGCGGAGAGCGAGATCGGCCGCGGCACGACGTTCTTCATCGAACTGCCGATGCTCAGCGGCGGCAGCGCTCCGGCGCCGGCGCCGGAAGCACCTGCTGTCCGGGTATCAGCACCGGGCGACACCGGACGGCGCGTGCTCGTCGTCGACGACGAAGAGAGCATCAAGGAACTACTGACGAACGTGCTCGAGATGGACAACCACCGCGTCGTGCTCGCGAGCAACGGCCGCGAAGCGCTCGAGCTCGTGCGGCGGGAGGCGTTCGACCTGATCATCAGCGACATCAAGATGCCCGTGATGGGCGGCGCGGAGCTGTACCAGCGCCTGCACGACGAAAGCCACCCGCTGGCGACGCGCATGATCTTCGTGACCGGCGACACCGTCGCCGCCGAGACGCGCGCGTTCCTACAGGGCGTGCAGAACCCCGTGCTGTCGAAGCCCTTCCGCCTCCGCGACGTCCGCGAAACCGTCCAGGCTGTGCTGGCGCGTTAA
- a CDS encoding NADPH:quinone oxidoreductase family protein, with amino-acid sequence MRALRLTRLDGPGALEMADVPVPDRPDAVLIDVYAAGVAFADLLMTRGQYQFRPEPPFVPGSDIAGVVRRAPPESGFSSGDRVAASGFGAWAEVAAAVPASTFTIPDGMTFEQATSLINYQTGYFGLVTRGEVQAGERVLVHGAAGGVGTAAVQIATGLGAEVIAVAQGDEKRRIAADAGARHTLDADGDWLTDTRALTDGRGVEVVYDPVGGERFTDSLRSLCHGGRLLVVGFAGGAIPQVKVNRLLLHNTSVIGVAWPEWVRNHPKTPADVSLGLQRLWDSGHVRPIVGEVFPLERGADALRAIEGRRATGKIVLRIRS; translated from the coding sequence ATGCGTGCCCTGCGGCTGACCCGGCTGGACGGACCCGGCGCCCTGGAGATGGCCGATGTGCCGGTGCCCGACCGCCCGGACGCCGTGCTGATCGACGTGTACGCCGCGGGCGTCGCATTCGCCGACCTGCTGATGACGCGCGGCCAGTACCAGTTTCGGCCCGAACCGCCGTTCGTGCCGGGGTCGGACATCGCCGGCGTCGTCCGAAGGGCACCCCCGGAGAGCGGCTTCAGCAGCGGCGACCGCGTCGCGGCGTCCGGCTTCGGCGCCTGGGCGGAAGTGGCGGCGGCAGTGCCCGCATCGACATTCACCATCCCCGACGGCATGACCTTCGAGCAGGCAACGTCGCTCATCAACTACCAGACGGGCTACTTCGGGCTGGTGACCCGCGGCGAAGTGCAAGCGGGCGAACGCGTGCTGGTGCATGGCGCCGCGGGAGGCGTCGGGACGGCGGCGGTGCAGATCGCCACGGGGCTTGGCGCCGAGGTGATCGCCGTCGCCCAGGGCGACGAAAAGCGCCGCATCGCGGCCGATGCCGGCGCGCGGCACACGCTCGACGCCGACGGCGATTGGCTCACAGACACCAGGGCGCTCACGGACGGCCGCGGCGTCGAGGTCGTCTACGACCCGGTCGGCGGCGAGCGCTTCACGGACAGTCTCCGGTCGCTCTGCCACGGCGGGCGCCTCCTCGTCGTGGGATTCGCTGGCGGCGCCATCCCGCAGGTCAAGGTGAACCGGCTGCTGCTGCATAACACGTCCGTCATCGGGGTGGCGTGGCCGGAGTGGGTGCGCAATCACCCGAAGACCCCGGCCGACGTGAGCCTCGGATTGCAGCGGCTATGGGATAGCGGGCACGTCCGGCCGATCGTCGGCGAGGTGTTTCCGCTCGAGCGGGGTGCCGACGCCTTGCGCGCCATCGAAGGCCGGCGCGCGACCGGCAAGATCGTGCTCCGCATCCGGAGCTGA